In a single window of the Hippocampus zosterae strain Florida chromosome 6, ASM2543408v3, whole genome shotgun sequence genome:
- the spring1 gene encoding SREBP regulating gene protein, with the protein MMMLRRLLRKRWVLGIVFGLSLIYFLTSTLKQEERTTRDRTLLEVRDMELRVPWKLRFNLGNSSRQMGHCRNSIQGKTLLTDELGYVCERKDLLVNGCCNVNAPRSRQHVCKSCLPNGCCSVYEYCVSCCLRPDKQAHLERFLNRAAEGFQNLFTAVEDLFELCLAKCRTSSQSVQHENTYRNPQAKHCYGESPPELLPI; encoded by the exons ATGATGATGCTCCGGCGTCTCCTGAGGAAGCGCTGGGTGCTGGGAATCGTCTTCGGGCTGTCGCTTATCTACTTCCTCACCAGCACGTTGAAACAG GAGGAGCGAACCACTCGGGACCGCACCCTTCTGGAGGTGAGGGACATGGAGCTTCGCGTCCCCTGGAAATTGCGCTTTAACCTGGGCAACAGCAGCCGACAGATGGGGCACTGTCGTAACTCCATCCAGGGCAAAACGCTGCTCACCGATGAGCTGG GTTACGTGTGCGAGCGAAAAGACTTGCTGGTGAACGGCTGCTGCAATGTCAACGCGCCTCGCAGCAGGCAACACGTCTGCAAAAGCTGCCTGCCCAACGGTTGCTGCAGCGTTTACGAATACTGCGTGTCTTGTTGCCTGCGGCCAGATAAG CAAGCCCACCTGGAGCGCTTTCTGAACCGCGCCGCCGAAGGCTTCCAGAACCTCTTCACCGCCGTGGAGGACCTCTTTGAGCTATGCCTGGCCAAGTGTCGCACCTCCTCGCAG AGCGTCCAGCATGAGAACACATACCGGAACCCCCAAGCCAAGCACTGCTACGGCGAAAGTCCTCCAGAGCTCCTTCCCATCTGA